Genomic window (Lynx canadensis isolate LIC74 chromosome D3, mLynCan4.pri.v2, whole genome shotgun sequence):
TGTGTTCCcagcaaaatagaaaataaataaataaaaccttgacGAAAAGATCTCAAAGGTATCAGACCAGATGAGGTTATTTGGAATTGAAGGAAGGGATCAGAGGCAAACCACCCACCTACGGTGGAAGAGCTGGACAGTTTTGCACAAAAATGCACTGATGCTCCAGCAGTGATGGCCAGTGTCAGCCTCCACCTCTAAGATCACATTGAGAAGGCAAATGATACCGCAGATAGCttctttttgtgttctgttttgtttcttaaaatttggcAAAGGCAATTTACTTCCGTAAGGTGATAGAGCCAGTCAGTGGGCAGACCCCGGGCCAGGACTGAACTTAGAGTCCAGTCCTTTTTTGCTTGGAGACTGTTTTGTTCGTATGACACCCAGTGAGAAAACATGAAGTCTTAACCCCCTGGGTCTCCTAGTTAACATTAGGTTGTGAGTGACAGCCGTTTTTTGTTGTAGCTAACAAACGAATAATTTCCCTCTGATTAATTCGTGGGAGACAAAGACTCTCAGATTTCTTAAAGTAAAAAGTTCCaagaatcaatcaataaaagTCCAGGAGCCATAGTTTTTATTGTACCTTTACGACTGTGAGAAGCAATAAACAGTACAAAGAAAACTTGGAGGAATTTATGTCTTTCAGCAAGCAGGTGCCACCGCAAATGTTTCCAGGGTAACAGTTATTAAATAAGACAACCAATTAGAATGGCAAGCTTTGCCAGGGTTAGGAGTTAATTTCTCAGTCAATAGCAACACACTCTGAGGTTGTGATCTTACTGGACTCTTTGTCGGAAACAACATTTGCATGAATAGATTTACGATGCAAAAGGAGAAATCTTGATTAGCTTTATTTTAGCAGCCGTCAGGAGGACCTGTGGTTTCAAGGCTAACTACCTGCAGCTGGCACTGGGGCGCAAAAGGCACGCAGTGGTGCTGACACAATacgggagagagaaaagggcagaaagatAGTTTAGGAAAGATAGTTTCTACGCCGCACGTAGAAACTCCACAAGTGGAGTTTAGGTTACATTATATTTTACGTCTTCCTGACACAGAGGTAATAAGGTTGGAGGGTAGTTATTTGGGGCAGAATTTTGAGAAACACGCTGGCCTGTTTGGACTTGTGTTTGTTTATAATCCCAGTGGAGAAAATGAGTAAGAATAGTTGGGAATCCCAGAAACATTTCCTATGGCGTTCAAGTCTTCTTTCAACATGGAAGACAGAATGGCATAGTCAGAAACAGCAACGCAAAGTTCCTAGTTCTCAGGTAACTGGGGTCTGGTTCTTTCCAGGCTCCAGTTTTCCAGGTGTTAAGTGCGGGTCCTCTGAGTCTCTTCCATTGTTATTTTGCTGGTGCCTCCTGCTCCCGCGCAGACTGTGTTTTCCAGAGTAGTTTCAGAAAACGACCTTGTGCTTCACCGAGTCTCATCGTCTGAGGATTAAGAAGCTGGGGCATTTGGAATGGAATGACGCTAGCGACAGCTGCTCCACACCTGTGGGCACCTGTGGGCCCGGGTGGAGACCTGTGGGCTGGTTGCACACACCTGGGAGTTTCCCAAGGGCCATGTGGTGTCCCTCGTGCACTTACTCTTACATTTTTCTGTCCCACTCCCAGAAGGTtgtagagaaatgtctgtttagcAGCTCTGAACAATAAATTGGTTTTTGTAAGGAGATTCTTTCCTTCAAGTTGAGGATGGGTTTGATTGGGGTGGAGGGAGTGTACAGATGATGGGATTTATGAGGAGTGGAGGGAATTAGGATTTTTCTCCCTTGGGTGGTAGAGAACTTGTATTCCCTAATGTTGAGGGCTAGTTGAGTCCCAGGCCTATATACTTACAAACAGCCTGAATCAATTTATGAAGATTAGGTAGGActacgttttaaaaaaaatcttccaaactactaagtaaataaatgccaggcatttaaaatatatttgtaaagggggagggttggttggttggttttttaatCCAGACGGCTCCGGCTTTCAGGAATGAATGCCttggtttttttctattttctttttttttttccttttctaaaaacaatgccattttttttcaatcacaGGTGAGGGAGTAGCTTACGTTGGTTAGGTGTGACTTGATGTGGTGATTAAATCAAACACATGACAGCAGACTGAAAGGTCGCTTTAGGTGGGTTAGAATGTATAGCCTGCTTACAACGTGGGAGTCCATGCTGCCTGTAAACGCCGCACGTAGAAAGCTCTGGTCCCCTTGTGTCTGACTCCTGGCCCTTTGGTGCCTGGGACGCTCCAGACTCCACGTTCTGTCTCTGCGTTCTCTGCGCGCAGTACCCTCATTGTGGTCACCCCGGTAGCGAGGTGCGAGAACTGCCGGCTTTATACTCAGGTGAGTCTCTGACTTCCAGGGTACATTTGTGAAAGGAAGGATTTGCTGGTGAACGGCTGCTGTAACGTCAACGTCCCCGGCACGAAGCAGTACCGCTGTGACGGCTGCCTGCCCAACGGCTGCTGCAGCGCTTACGAGTACTGCGTGTCCTGCTGCCTGCAGCCCAGCAAGGTACGCGGAGCCGCTCCCCTCCacgtcccctcctctctctgtttaGGATGAGACTTCATGATGAGCACTGACGTCTCCACGTGAAGCTGTTCTGAAGGTAGaactgagaggggcacctggggatctcagtcggttaagcatccgactcttgatttcagctcaagtcgccatctcgcggtttgtgggatggagccccgcattgggctccgtgctgacagtgcggagcctgcttgggatgtctctttctctttctctctctctctctgccccgcccttgtgggctcgctctcaaaataaataagcattaaaaaaacaaaaaagcactgAGGAGGGAACTTTGACATGTCAGAAATTGCTGCTGTGAAGGAAGGTTGACAGTGAAAGGGGGTTCCCAGTTAGTTTTGCAGGATGGGCTGCTGTATTGCTCATCAGATACCTGACGCATAGGGTATGGGGCGCGTGTGCGTTTGAGCTtgctgtctccctccccaccccccttccataTCAGCAGTCTCTTAGTTCAGGAGAAATATCCAAGGTTACCTTGTGCTGCTGAGTCTGGAATTTATTACAGGTACTAACTTTTGTTTCCATAGCAACTTCTCCTGGAGCGCTTCCTCAACCGGGCAGCTGTGGCATTCCAGAACCTCTTCATGGCTGTCGAAGATCACTTTGAATTGTGTTTGGCCAAGTGCAGAACCTCATCCCAGGTCAGAAGCTGTGATGCCTctagctgggggatgggcgagtgGGAGTCAGGGTTTAGAAGAAAACTCGAGAATACGCAGCGGAGGCCTCTTGGCAGAGTAATAATGGAGAAGAGATTTAAGCGAAGCGGCGTCGAGCTTTGTTTGGTGCAGTGATAGTATTTAGAATGTCAACAGGAGGTTGCACACATTAGGGAAGTAAAATACTTATATTAAATCAAGGTCTAATCAGCTTGCATCTCCCCTATCTCATTGGCATGTCTGCACTTCAAGTGGgagcttaaaattatttttaagtctggGTAGAGTCCTCGCAGTCCGGTTCCTGAGAGCAGTTCTCTCCCCGCGTCTTTGACTGAAATGTGACTAAGGCTTTCCAGCAACCACTTGTTCAGAGGAAGTAGTAATTTGTTCTGGGACAGAGTTGTGGTTTATCTTAGGATttgagggggcagggcaggtgggcaCTTAAAAATACACGAATCAATCTGCGGGTTGTCGAGCTCTCGGTACTCACTAGCATGCTGTCAGTAAATGCTTTGCTCTTTGGCCACTCGGCGCTGCACCTGCCGCGACAAGTGTCTGCACGTCTGTGCCTTTGCATCGCTCTGCAGCCTTGGCTGTCAGCTTGTGTGGTCGGGTGTTGTCGGGGCTTGGGTTGTAAGATCAGCAGACGTGTATTGTGCAAGCACGCTTCTTCTGGTTTGTGTCCTTGGCGTCTCGAAGACTGCTGGCTTCGTCTGAGATAGACTTGTCATTCTCTGCGACTCTCGTACCCTTGGCAGATTTCTGTAGACCGCCTTTTGATTTTATGCCACTTTGTCCGTCTCTGGTCTGCTCTCAGAGCACTCAGAATCACCGGGTAAATATTTCAGGGATTATAACGAGCAttggaaaacatgaagaaattccTGATGGTCTTGTTTTGCTGGAAGAGCTTTCCACTTGAATGGGCTTTGAAGGAAATGTGGAGGAAGGCTGAACACATGACTCATTTtgattcagattctctctcattctgagAAGTGGTAGAAAAGGcggaatattttctttccttaactgATAAAACCCAGACGCTATTTCCAGTCTTAAGGGAAGATGCTGACTTTTCTAACTATCTTTTTATTGCAAAGAGAGAGATCCTGGTTGCTGGTTGATCGCAGTATCCCAAAAAAGAGATTTGCTGCATGTCTATAAATTGGATTAATACTTACAATTTAGCTGCTAAACATTGGTTTTGGGCTAATTAGTGAACTCCAGACTAGCCAACAACTCAAGTT
Coding sequences:
- the SPRING1 gene encoding SREBP regulating gene protein isoform X4, giving the protein MPPGPRAFPAVRPGRRAPRPRRHGEPGGYGVAPAPPEEVGARPGLRALARLLPQQHLQAGYICERKDLLVNGCCNVNVPGTKQYRCDGCLPNGCCSAYEYCVSCCLQPSKQLLLERFLNRAAVAFQNLFMAVEDHFELCLAKCRTSSQSVQHENTYRDPIAKYCYGESPPELFPA